Sequence from the Candidatus Paracaedibacteraceae bacterium genome:
GGCGCAATGTTGTTGAATCTGTAAAAACCTGCTCAAGTTTTGAACGAATATTGGCGTACTGGTTGGCATTGTTATTGGGAACTAAATTAATGCTGTGTAAATAACCGTCTAAACGGCGGTCAATAGCGTCTAGTTGACCAAGAGCCGTGGCTAACTCTGTTGTTAGATCACGTACCTGTTGTTTGTATCCCCGCTTTTTTCCTTTTTGACGTTGGATTTCGGCCTCATTTTCCTGAACATCTTTATTGTTTAGCCAGTTGCGCAGAGCATCAAGTTGTTGTGTGATGCACGTGTGGGTTGATCCATGGCATAAGGCCAAACAAGAAGATGACAATGCTTGGGATACTGCAGCTACATTGGGGGATGTATTGATGGCATCGACTGTCTTTTTACAATCAGTAGGAGCGCAGTGTATTTTTATATTACATTTTCCAGTTGTAACAACAGGAGCCCCTTGATTATTAAGGCTATTAAACAGGACATCTCGTGACTGATTGGTGTATCGTCCCAGTGTTATTTTTTCTACTGCATGAGCTGACAGAGTAGTCAGGATAAGGGCGAATATTTTAAGCATACAGAACGCAGTAGTGCAACGTTGACTATACAACGAATATATATTCTAATAATTAATATATAGTAAATTTGAGGTAATTCTATGAGAAATAAATTTTTATTTATATCTGTATTTGCTTTGGGAACAGAGAGCTCGCAAGCCCATTTTTATGGTGGTGGTGATGTTGGGCTGAATGCAACTCAGTCAAACGTAACCTTTACACGTGATCCTGATGGAGCAGATCCGCATGGGGACTATTATACGTTAAAACCATCTCATAATTCTTTTGTTGCAGGAATTTTTGGAGGTTGGACCTTTAAGTCAGGTATTTTCGCTGCAGGAGTTGAGGTTGGTGGTACCGCAAATACAATGAGTGATAAAGTTTTTACCTTAAGTCCACGGGACGGGATTAATGAGAAGTTCACAATAAAAAGTCCGGGAAGTTTAGAAGCATCAACGCGATTTGGGGTTTACGTGAACCCGCA
This genomic interval carries:
- a CDS encoding outer membrane beta-barrel protein, whose protein sequence is MRNKFLFISVFALGTESSQAHFYGGGDVGLNATQSNVTFTRDPDGADPHGDYYTLKPSHNSFVAGIFGGWTFKSGIFAAGVEVGGTANTMSDKVFTLSPRDGINEKFTIKSPGSLEASTRFGVYVNPQSYLYIKPGVIVTRIKTTFSGVDGVSTPGQVYQDRRGASSSTGAFKLAFGYEGFVSTRFSVRSEVSHTFGTNHRLHIPSYAGAAYSAEQTTIKFRTSHTAFKIGLAYHFC